A genomic stretch from Coffea arabica cultivar ET-39 chromosome 10c, Coffea Arabica ET-39 HiFi, whole genome shotgun sequence includes:
- the LOC140016169 gene encoding protein FAR1-RELATED SEQUENCE 5-like: MDCSKLAENGTPELGMEFNSEEDAYKFYNKYAFKMGFSVRKDYLNKDKDGMTTSRRYSCCKEGVKRKYEGDVMPKRTRAPTKTGCGAKMVIVLFRGTMKYRVHDLVLEHNHELHIAQCAHMMPSQRKVSVAQGFQTEISEDAGFSLKQSHELMGTEAGGMGNVGYTRDDLKRYLRTRRERSLKYGEAGSMLNYFQEQTLENPSFFHAVQLDCEEQITNIFWADAGMLIDYNFFGDVVTFDTTYKTNKEYRPLGVFVGFNQHRQIVIFGAALMYDETIDSFKWVFGTFLEAMCGKHPSTILTDQDHAMAAALSIVMPETFHDLCTFHIRRNFMKHLGNHYKENSDLPYMFGACMYEFQEVEQFNRVWEAMVKKHNLENNEWLSGLYKIRDKWARCMMKERWTAGMRSTQLSESLNAAIKNHLKLDHDLVQFFRHFNQVVDEKRHNELIAEYEMRQKLPMVGLRQTPMLVHASETYSPTVFVAFQNEYGESTAMVILRQQDAAMFVEFTVMRYDGGPERTVVFNRNDLSVRCSCKKYENEGILCGHALKVFDTVGIKIIPPEYIKRRWTKRARAGDCFDRRGQEVVADPKVMISTRYRELAPAMIKVATRAAMSKDTSKVAITVISDLSKRVELLLSESEEQHLQNQKNLNMEERDKIEIVNEMGEAVVARDIKKRGGGKKSKVMRSWVDKFDRVKRKSRLSRTTQTTVSESEPTSVSFEEYMFMGCRSSTDSVSTHSMSQTVNGPPNVVAPDTDESQTIHRLANQGPPASVPTEWMHLRFSIFFKHNSIRDVLMEERGIISTHCDVDAYHVFAPSPQGRNNTQGLQLRVDVASPQNEVDE, encoded by the exons ATGGATTGCAGCAAATTGGCAGAAAATGGGACCCCTGAATTAGGAATGGAGTTCAACAGTGAAGAGGATGCGTACAAGTTTTACAACAAGTATGCCTTTAAAATGGGTTTCAGTGTACGTAAAGACTATCTGAATAAAGACAAAGACGGCATGACCACGTCTAGGAGATATAGTTGCTGCAAGGAAGGTGTGAAACGCAAGTACGAAGGTGATGTGATGCCAAAGAGGACACGAGCGCCGACGAAAACAGGGTGTGGAGCTAAGATGGTTATCGTGTTGTTTAGAGGGACAATGAAGTACCGTGTGCATGACCTTGTCTTAGAGCATAATCATGAGTTGCACATTGCTCAATGTGCTCACATGATGCCATCACAAAGAAAAGTGAGTGTGGCTCAAGGATTCCAAACTGAAATAAGCGAGGATGCTGGGTTTTCATTGAAACAGAGCCATGAGCTTATGGGAACGGAAGCAGGTGGGATGGGTAATGTGGGATATACTCGGGATGATCTTAAACGATATCTTCGAACAAGACGGGAAAGGAGCTTGAAATATGGAGAAGCAGGTAGCATGCTGAATTATTTTCAAGAGCAAACACTCGAGAATCCATCCTTTTTTCATGCCGTACAGCTGGACTGTGAAGAACAAATAACGAATATCTTTTGGGCTGATGCAGGAATGTTAATTGACTACAACTTTTTTGGAGACGTAGTCACATTCGAcacaacctacaaaacaaataaagaatacCGGCCACTTGGAGTATTTGTGGGTTTTAACCAGCATAGGCAAATTGTGATATTCGGTGCTGCCCTTATGTATGATGAGACGATAGATTCTTTCAAATGGGTGTTTGGTACATTTTTAGAAGCAATGTGCGGAAAACATCCAAGTACCATACTAACCGACCAAGATCACGCCATGGCAGCCGCTCTTTCAATTGTCATGCCTGAAACATTTCATGATCTATGTACGTTTCACATAAGGCGTAATTTTATGAAACATCTTGGCAATCATTACAAGGAAAATAGTGATCTTCCATACATGTTTGGTGCCTGCATGTATGAGTTTCAAGAAGTGGAACAATTCAATAGGGTGTGGGAGGCGATGGTGAAGAAACACAatcttgaaaataatgaatggCTCTCGGGGTTGTACAAAATTCGTGATAAATGGGCAAGGTGCATGATGAAAGAAAGATGGACTGCGGGAATGCGAAGCACCCAACTCAGCGAAAGCCTAAATGCAGCaattaaaaatcatttgaaactgGATCATGACCTTGTGCAGTTCTTTAGACATTTCAATCAGGTGGTTGATGAAAAGAGACATAATGAACTGATCGCAGAATATGAAATGAGGCAAAAGCTCCCCATGGTAGGGTTAAGGCAAACACCTATGCTTGTGCATGCATCAGAGACGTATTCACCAACCGTATTTGTTGCATTCCAAAATGAATATGGCGAGTCAACAGCTATGGTTATATTGAGACAACAAGATGCAGCGATGTTTGTGGAGTTTACGGTCATGAGGTATGATGGAGGACCTGAAAGAACAGTAGTATTCAATCGGAATGATCTAAGTGTACGTTGCAGTTGCAAAAAATACGAGAATGAAGGCATTTTATGTGGGCACGCGTTGAAGGTGTTTGATACCGTGGGCATAAAAATAATTCCTCCTGAATACATTAAGAGGCGATGGACAAAAAGAGCTCGGGCTGGAGATTGTTTTGATCGGCGAGGACAGGAAGTTGTGGCTGATCCTAAAGTCATGATTTCAACTCGTTATCGGGAGCTCGCTCCAGCCATGATTAAGGTCGCAACTCGAGCAGCAATGTCGAAGGACACCAGCAAAGTAGCAATCACTGTCATATCCGATTTGTCAAAGAGAGTTGAGCTCCTCCTCTCAGAAAGTGAAGAGCAACAtttgcaaaatcaaaaaaatctgaATATGGAGGAAcgagataaaattgaaattgtaaatgaaATGGGGGAGGCAGTAGTCGCAAGAGACATTAAAAAACGAGGCGGTGGGAAGAAAAGTAAAGTGATGCGAAGTTGGGTCGATAAATTTGACAgagtaaaaagaaaatctagATTATCAAGAACTACACAGACTACg GTCTCAGAATCGGAGCCGACATCGGTTTCATTTGAGGAATACATGTTTATGGGATGCCGTTCATCTACTGACTCTGTTTCG ACGCATTCAATGAGTCAGACAGTGAATGGCCCTCCAAATGTTGTTGCTCCCGATACCGATGAAAGTCAAACG atCCACCGTTTGGCTAATCAGGGGCCTCCTGCAAGTGTCCCTACAGAATGGATGCATCTcagattttctatttttttcaagcATAACTCCATCAGAGATGTCTTAATG GAGGAGCGTGGGATAATTTCAACACACTGTGATGTTGATGCATATCATGTATTTGCACCATCACCTCAG GGAAGAAATAACACACAGGGATTGCAACTACGCGTTGACGTCGCCTCCCCCCAAAATGAGGTTGATGAATGA